Proteins encoded together in one Lathyrus oleraceus cultivar Zhongwan6 chromosome 5, CAAS_Psat_ZW6_1.0, whole genome shotgun sequence window:
- the LOC127078736 gene encoding uncharacterized protein LOC127078736 gives MLLLLQTAFLMWLRRCSSSSDNIRPPPPDGSPLTAPDGVPPPPPPNDLPLVASDDLHLSYIHLFDFDQKWRRMRKDDPKLSILLSGPSRLAYEMLGLGGIPDGVPLAALEGVSLVAPNGVLLAAPVSVSLAAPDDVTRPPNGFPLVAPVGVPPPPHDIRPPPPDDSPLTAPDGVPPHPPPNDLPLVASDDLHLRCSLVSPVGVPLAAPVSVYLAVPNGVTPPPNDFPLVALQKWRRMHKDDPKLSILLSGPSRLADEMLGLGGTPAGVPLAALEVFLLRLPTMLLLLQTAFLMWLVGVPPPPDNIRPPPPDGSPLTAPDGVPPPPPPNDLPLVASDDLHLSYIHLFDFDVEPMEI, from the exons ATGTTACTCCTCCTACAAACGGCTTTCCTCATGTGGCTCCGTCGGTGTTCCTCCTCCTCCGACAACATTCGTCCTCCTCCTCCCGACGGCAGTCCTCTTACGGCTCCCGATGgggttcctcctcctcctcctcccaaTGATCTTCCTCTTGTGGCTTCCGATGATCTTCATCTCAG ttatattcatttgtttgattttgat cAAAAATGGCGTCGGATGCGCAAGGATGATCCAAAACTCTCCATTCTTTTGAGTGGACCATCTCGCTTGGCGTATGAAATGCTAGGGTTGGGAGGCATTCCCGACGGTGTTCCTCTTGCGGCTCTtgaag gtgtttctcttgtggctccgAACGGCGTTCTTCTTGCTGCTCCTGTTAGTGTTTCTCTTGCGGCTCCCGACGACGTTACTCGTCCTCCCAACGGCTTTCCTCTTGTGGCTCCCGTCGGTGTTCCTCCTCCTCCCCACGACATTCgtcctcctcctcccgacgacaGTCCTCTTACGGCTCCCGATGGGGTTCCTCCTCATCCTCCTCCCAATGATCTTCCTCTTGTGGCTTCCGATGATCTTCATCTCAG GTGTTCTCTTGTGTCTCCCGTCGGCGTTCCACTTGCTGCTCCTGTCAGTGTTTATCTTGCGGTTCCCAACGGCGTTACTCCTCCTCCCAACGACTTTCCTCTTGTGGCTCTC CAAAAATGGCGTCGGATGCACAAGGATGATCCAAAACTCTCCATTCTGTTGAGTGGACCATCTCGCTTGGCGGATGAAATGCTAGGGTTGGGAGGCACTCCGGCGGGGGTTCCTCTTGCggctctcgaag TGTTTCTCTTGCGGCTCCCGACAATGTTACTCCTCCTACAAACGGCTTTCCTCATGTGGCTCGTCGGTGTTCCTCCTCCTCCCGACAACATTCGTCCTCCTCCTCCCGACGGCAGTCCTCTTACGGCTCCCGATGgggttcctcctcctcctcctcccaaTGATCTTCCTCTTGTGGCTTCCGATGATCTTCATCTCAG ttatattcatttgtttgattttgatgttgaacctatGGAAATCTAA